Below is a genomic region from Castanea sativa cultivar Marrone di Chiusa Pesio chromosome 2, ASM4071231v1.
agttaactttctagtccaacttgaatcatctcgattggacatctgagccgaaagttatgacaaaaatactaactgatgtgcaggctggaatcctaatccgaattgaacttggatttgatgcaaatttcctttgattccttgctccaattggacttaaatttaattgggttgttcttctttaacttcatcatggcccttgtaaaagtaaagtccattaggtTTTTTCTTtacacaaatccacttatttaattctattctcctacaaaagataaattcacgcaataagattcaattaagtacaaaattgattattcactattattcaaaaaccaaatataaaatgcacgaattacctcaaaataagtatgataatgattttctaacaatgatataaatatgcaaaattaagctattatcaattcACATCACCACCCTTTCTGCTTTGGTTTCTTTGTTCGCGGATTTGATTTGGCGTTGAGTTCTAATCAGCTTAACTTGTTGCTAAGAAGATTATCTTGACTTTACTGTGATGGAGGCTTTATTCAAGAACTTAGTGACATACAACTTTCACTAGATGAAGCAGAGGAGAGCACCACAACCAAATTCCATTGCCATCGATCTCCAGAACCACCATACCAATCCACCACCAATCTCCATGGCAGAAGCTTCATTGAGACCACTGAACCCATTACTTAagcttttcttctctctctttctgatCTAAACCAAACTTATACCAATGGTGGAACTTACTTTTTGTGTTGTGATATGTGTCTTTCTCTTTGAGATCTTGTGTTGTGTTATGTGTTTGTCTTAATACGTGGACTCTCTCCATAATATGTGTTTGTTTCAAATGagtataaaaattaattgaaagtaGTTGTGTCTATTCTTTAATATGTAATATGATGACGTGGTTTATTAGGATTAGAGGAGTGGAATTTGAGTTTTACACCGCatcattattaaatttaatctttttgttaaaatccaaaacccaaaattaaaaagtaaagcTGCTAGCTAGACACAAATCCCAATGTGTTAAAGTTGTTGTATGCTTTAAAAAAGATGGAGTACAAATTTTACTAGAAATTATTTGTAAGTTACCGTGTCAATGAATGAGATTTACAAGTAAACGTGTCAATGAATGAGGTTGGTATGATTATAACACGGTGCAAAATTAgtgtttaaattattatttattatgattattgaTGCATCAATAcctatgtagtaaaatttgtaataactctaacatttttataaaaaaaaaattagaatgttCTATGGATTAAATCACACTTGAAAAAAGTTAAAGGTCATGATATAAGGATTATAGTATTAATCTTATTAACATATATGGTAAATGTTTTCgtatttttgttacaatttttttttttaaataaatgtaaGATACTCGTACTATACACGTATAGTTCTTTatccatttttatatttttatgccgaattattaaaatataaactaaaCTCTTTAAATGAACAGAATGATATTCGATTAGTCAAATGGGGACGTTTCGCAAAATTTATTTCTAATGTGTCAGTCTCTAGGACCAGACTAAAGTGTACAGTTGAgtaatatctaaaaaaaaaaaaaattacaacttttattacaattatttcacataatattattaattataagttGTTTTTATAGATCCCACTAATTACAATCTGCCATGTtagtaaaaattgtgattttttttttttcatgtggtgTTACAATTTTTGAAACGTCCTTTTCAATAATTTCACACCTGATATCTGAAGGTAAACAAGTCGTGGTTTCTTGCTGCAATAGCTTTCCGACAGTAGCCTACTATTTTAGACCAGTCCAGATCTCTCCTCTTCGTACTAGAATCTGAATATCCAAGGGGCTATTTTGCACACGGAAACCTATTTTCTAGGCTTTTTCCAAATTAAATCCAGGTATGAGTGTTGTCtttttacatgttttattttgtatcgttttgttttcttaataaaaCGATGATCAATCATGATATTATCACAATCATAATAGCTTATATTATGAGAAAATGTTGGTTTTTATAGTTAAACTCATGCATGTGCATGGGGTTTATAAGTTGTGGGACATTATTGAATTAAAGCAAAGTACTTGAAGATACTATGCATGCATAGTATATAAAAAGATTGTTCTACAATTCTCTTATCCTTTTTGTTTTACCAATCCTTTTGTCAGGAGCAacttccatatatatatataatacttcaattacgacctttttttttttcctgactCCATTAAAGAGCATTGGAGTAAACTTACCATATGTGAAACCACCCCACTGATTTCTCGCTTATATTCTTATGGTATGCACGTTATATCCACAGTGTAGCTCTGTGCTATTATACTCAACATCGTAAATTAGATTTCCTTTgtccaaacaaaacaaagaccCTGCAGCTGCTGCACCGGCCAATACTATACCACTAGATCCTCTCACTGAAGCAAGCTCGCTACTGAATATATAGATATGGCTAGTCAATTGCATGCCTTAAATGCTACCGAAcccaaaattaccaaaacccATCAATCCCTGAGCCAGATTTACCAAACATCACTGCCAGTGCCAATGCCAGTGCCAGGCCAGGCTAGCCATCTAGGCCCTCACTTACAGAAAGATCATGCGGGTTCATTAATGAAACCCTTGCCTTTGATTTTACCACATTTATATAATAATcactacaaaataattttgaaagtgTGATGTGATTAGATCGTGATAAAGTACTGTACTTCCAAAAAAAAGGACCATGATAATGAGATagagaattaaaaacaaaacagaaacaGTGTTTACTTCAAAATTAATAtgacaaatattttaattgagaaaagaaaaagaataaaaataattttaattggcTAGTTTTTGGTAGGACCTAGCTACAAACTTTAGGCATTGGTTCACTGTTAACTTAATTTAATTGatggacaaaatttaactacaaaattaattgtaacttaagattacaaatttaataaaataaaaattactatatattttaaaattttaaccattgaattatatattttttacactcttaatacatgtatcaaattttgtgttaattgaattttatttactatatgatttataaacttatattttatgcataattataaattacaaaaacttgcaataaaaagatgtaatctaatagtagatttatcaaaattcacttacaataaaaaaatattgaggaaGGTTGCAgcatacttattattatttttgtaatttatcaaGAAAGCTATACCAAACATATGCATaacattttctactttttttttttttttttcctgtagagcattgaaaaataacaaaaactaataaaagtatGAATTTTAAAGTTAAAGTTGTGACACTTTATAAAAAGTAGCTACAGTGCATTAAAAGATTCTAGCACAAAGCCATTTGTATACAAAACCTTaagataataaatgaatatGTTAACGGGTGCTCGATTGTCGATTATACTTAATAAAGAATAATCAAGTGGATTTTCCTACAGTAACTAAAACAAATCAATAAATACCATTTTAACTAAATGTTATATgtctcttaaaaataaaaataaaaagacctaGAGGATAGCAATAACAAAATTGACATTCACACTCATTAACAATATACCCTCAAGATAAAATCAcacatacaaacacaacaaacacGTCAAAAGTCTTATGTAGGCCAATGTCACCTAGCTAGCCCCCTTCTATGTATGTCGAGTCGCAGTTTCTAGTTGTCTCCCCCTTCttcccataaaaaagaaaacacagaaATACAGAGAGAATAGTAATAGGCCAATAACACAAAAACAATAGCAACAACAAACGTGAGTGTTGTAGGGGCCCTTTAAATTTAATGAGGCCATAtcgtacacacacacaccatggCATGTTAGATAGAAAGAGCTATAATGGTGGGTTGGGTTTAGCTTCATCTCAGATGTTCGTCCCGTACAAGACAGCACCCTCCATTTCTCTCACACGTACGCAACAGCACGTGTGCTGTTACCATCTACCTTAACACCGCCCTTCTTTTTGGGAATGTATTTCCCCATTTTATCATTCATCCCATTACAACTTTAATGCATCttcactttatctattttacacaactGGTCActtatataaaacattaaacaGTTCACTCTTTATTTTGCATTTcatcgttaaaaaaaaaaaaacctcttttgAGATGAACTAAACTGacattttaacaataaaaactgttatttttagattttcatTGTAGTCTTCAATCAGTGGTGGCTCCATAAATTTTTCTCAAAGTGTTCcttaagaaacataaattatgcAATCTAATGAAAGAGATTGATCTTAAGCTTTTTTCCTAGGGTCTATTGGGTATTTGGGCTTgctatgttttatatatatataaatatatatatatatttttttttttcaaattttagtttaaattttttttgggcttctttttgcttgaaagtcacaatatattgttaagtaaaaaaaattatgaatcaaggtttaattttattggcataaaaaaaaactgagagtattcccaaattttttttgaagggtagacaaatataaaattttaaattatatatatatatatatatatatatatatatatatatatatctatataatcaTGTCAGGGTGGTCATAGACCACCCTGGCCTTCAAGTGCCACCGCCCCTGTCTTCgactataattaaaaattaaaaattgtattttggaACTTAGGTTCAATTTTTTAGTTATtgaatcttaaattttaaatttaagtactAAGTTATATTCACCTTAGCATGTTAATTAATGAGCACCTTCAAGGATCATGtttaagaaataatatatattcaattatGAGTTgtaatacacattttttttaatgaaaaatacacTTGTTGATAATTTATTGGTTTGCACACACAAATTATTGTTGTTGtctatgtttttctttatttgtgtgcataattttattttgttttatgaaaagagaaatgatatatccataatattttcacaacatttttacaataaatcctaaatagcaggttgttactgattgttattgttggagcaaaaaagtaattttagtgttaggttctTGAATCTGGTTCTTCTTCTGAGGATGAATAGGCTCTCTCTCCTTTGAATAGTACATTtgaaccacctatgatttgttgtaaaaatattatgaatatagcatcttttttatgaaaaatgtataaactaataaaattatgtCAATATGCATTAAATGCATATTAGCTCCCAAGTATAACATGTCAATATTATACCTTGAATGTCAACATGCATTCAATGCATATTGCATATTGACAAAACATTGAATGCATATTGACTTATGTACTTAGTGCAATGGTTAACCATAAAAAGTTTTATCTTCTTAAAATATATTCAACCATGTGATATTATTTATCAAAGTAAATGTTAGAATTATTGTTAAAAGATTAAATTCATGATTGTCTAACACCTTAaggttttttaaagaatcagtaattttttatgatattaaAGTAAGAAATATTAAGTTCAATCTTTGTTTCCACTTTACCTTCTATTTAAAGGCTAAAAATCTCATTTGTTAGGCCCATAGGTCATAAGAAGTGTTATAATTACTAGTTAATaaccaaatttattattttttagcagtttaattttttgaaataactAATAGTTTATTATACGTCACAGAATTTAACTAAGAAACTTTATGTCACAACAcctttgaaaaagaaatgtataaattttaccCTCTTGTACGGGGGTGGAAAAGAATACCCAACTTGGACTTTATAGCCCACTTCTTTCCCATTCAAACTGCATAAATTTCTTCATGagaaaatttagaaacaaaaagATTCGAAATTCATTGATGTAGTAGATTATTTGTCATAAGTTAAAGAGTAATGCAATagtgaaacaaattaaaattaaaattagtaaaaatttgccATTGAATATGCgtgaaaaaatttgtcaaatttttttttttttgtgtagtcACCATTACTGCTCTTTTCTCCTAACTAGTCCCATCTCATAAATGGCatttcgaatatacagtaaattAAATGGTCTGGTCTGTATGTGATCCCAAAGGCCATCACAATCATTCAGGCCCTTCAGGGCATAGTAGGTCCACCTGCTGGACCCACCCACCCTTGTGCcaaacaataaaacaaacagTCTCACTCTCTCATCTTTTGGGTATGTGTCTTTCTTTGACTTAGACTTACTCACACAGACACACATAAAGTCACACGCTCACACGCAAAAAAAAACGCCTGCAACAAGCCAATAATAGCTTAGCTCCCATCACACTCTCTTTCATACCATGGTGTTTGTTTCACCACTCTCCTGAAGTACTGATGAGCCATCATCATATGTATTACTAAAAACCTTCCTCATCAGATTGTTGCTAGCTAACCACCTCGGCGATGGGCGTAATGCACCACCGcggccaccaccaccaccaccaccaccatcaccatcaaACTCTCACAGCCTTAACAACATTTCTCTTATTTGCCTCAGCAGCCACTGCCGTCACTCTCTCTGTACTAGGTAAGCACATTAATTATAAatctttttcaaaacaaaacaaaaagaaacatttCTTAAAACTCTTTAAATTGATCACTGCCTCGTTTATGTGCAGCTACTAGTGAAGCTGAAGCGGAGAGAGACAAAAGTGAAGCAAATGGAGAAGTATTTGAACAAGGTTTTGGGGTTATTATTAGTAGTAGAAGAAGACTAGGCTTGGGTTCATCACCACCCACGTGTAGATCCAAGTGTGGAAGGTGCTCACCGTGTAAGCCAGTGCACGTGGCGATTCACCCTGGTGTGGCCACTCCACTAGAGTACTACCCTGAAGCTTGGCGATGCCAGTGTAAGAATAAGCTCTACATGCCTTAACACAACAAAGAAAACCCACACCATGATGAGCAAGAGCAAGCAAAACActgaagaaaacaacaaaaacaaagtagATATTTTTGCGTAATTTTTGCTATCTTCTTTAGGGGGTTACCTACCTACTTCTACCTGCCTTGCTTGCTGCTTTGGTGGTTCTTTTTAGGTTTATTATTACTGAGATGGTTTTGCTTTACTTTGAGGGACAAGAGTAATCGTTGGGAATGTAAGAAGTTAATTTTAGGTTATATTATCGAGAGGAATTGATCTCTCTCCTTCTCCCTCTCTGTTAGCTTatgatgatgatatttttggtccttaatttattttttggacttGCATTAATGTGAAATGAAAGTTAAAGCTGTAATTAACATATTGAACTTCTCAAAAATGGTAGTATAAATTAAAGTTGCTTTCCATTTtgaatttctctttcttcttcttcttcttcttagaaATGTCAAGCTTTATGTACCTGGCTAGGTTAGCCTTAGACAAGAAAGAATCTGAATAGAGCTGGGTTTTTgcttaccaaaaaagaaaaggaaagaaaggagAATAAGgaaattttatgttaaataattaatgaagacCATGTCACGTACAACTTATTGAATATGTTATTTAAGTGCCTGAGGTTTTATCCTTAGTATTTCTTAGTTTGGTTGATGTACTAGCCATTATTGCACCCATTCTCTGAATTCTAACTAGTAAACAGCGATGAATAATAAGGTAGCAGTGACACTACAGGGATGGGAAATTGAATAGGGAGTGAATTGAATTCagagaaaatgatattttttcatTACAAAACAACCAGTACTCTATCCATGTGAATCTATCAAAAAAATGGGTTTCCATTCTATTATGAGTATCATGGGCAACGATTGAGAGAGAGCATCAAAGGAGAAAAAGCAAAGATAGGACATTTGTTTGTTTCGTTGTTCTTCTGCAATCTGATTGCTGGTTATCTTATGTGTATGCCCCAcaccttttttttatctttctgaaattttctttctttctataaaaTCTCTTTCGCTGTTGAGAGATACGAAAGCATTCATTTTTCTACTAGAGAtcgcctttttttttctccgtATTGTACCTCAAAAGTCTCACTGTCTCTTGTTTCCAAATTTAACCCTCCCAAATTGCCAAATTGCTTCTTCAGTCTGTTGGCAGTTCTTGGTCTAATCGTGAGCCAATATTATGAGTTATGAGTCATGTACttgtttctttcatttcatattCATTGTCATTTAAGTTCTATCATATCACATTAAAGTTGTGTTATGTGTAGATTTCAACAGCTAATAGTCTATTGATtaattataaatgaaatattacaatattttcacactaaatcataattcataactTATGACTCATGAGACATGCActtgtttcttttatttcatatttcttGTCATTTAAGTCATATcatattgtttctcaaaaaaaaaaaaagtcatatcaTATCACATTAAAGTTGTGTCGTGTGTGGGTTTCAACAGCTAATAGTCTACTAGTTAACTATAAATGaaatgttacaatattttcacaacaaatcataactCATAAGATATGACTCATGAAAAATGCACTTGgttctttcatttcatattCCTTGTCATTTAAGTCATATCATATCACATTAAAGTTGTGTCGTGTGTGGGTTTCAACAGCTAATAGTCTACTGGTTaactataaataaaatgttacaatattttcataaaaagt
It encodes:
- the LOC142626089 gene encoding polygalacturonase-like, whose protein sequence is MGVMHHRGHHHHHHHHHHQTLTALTTFLLFASAATAVTLSVLATSEAEAERDKSEANGEVFEQGFGVIISSRRRLGLGSSPPTCRSKCGRCSPCKPVHVAIHPGVATPLEYYPEAWRCQCKNKLYMP